A part of Aspergillus flavus chromosome 1, complete sequence genomic DNA contains:
- a CDS encoding uncharacterized protein (of unknown function-domain containing protein), with protein sequence MSHSREGSDSYEWLNPQVNPEQPDTADHRHDQIVEQPSPPSPELRPDDPLNEHSRPQRVRFQSTNAQESEAPLPVRPSMARFDSDQTLMSVHSINPTSARSTDLSDALRAEAEAEPTTLARGRDGSASPPEVPLDYDPERSRFSNDVPNRSPSVGARLKAASKLIRQKTVRLGERLGRPQDGGEDLGASLLPDDLEGGVPYHEIQERRKPTNETPEEEKQDLAPSAEAHRLVRRVTQSQNALRQRKPKSAYTRSGQTTPEGLGRPESWYNARSRSFSGGGILSQLLKLQAGQTGSTESVTTDSSDSESQVSSGAATPKSGAATPKREKLKWYKKPHHQSTASLVEASMNLSRASLPASADPLAFATPKKRKKKAYGKTRLEDEIRVTVHIAEILARQRYIMQLCRALMRYGAPTHRLEEYMKMTARVLEVEGQFLYLPGCMIMSFDDPTTRTAEVKLVRMVQGVDLGRLAETHNVYKNVVHDLVGVEEASQELDSIMQRSPRFNKWLLVPAYGLASVAVGPFAFDARPIDMPICFFLGSLVGFMQHVLAPKSVLYSNVFEVSAAVLTSFLARAFGSIKSPFGGEEYLFCFSALAQSSIALILPGFMVLCSSLELQSHQMIAGSIRMVYAIIYSLFLGYGITVGTTIYGLLDGAANSQTTCKRLDVWGSEYIQHFVFVPVYVVFLAIINQAKWKQVPTMIVIAICGYVTNYFSTKKLGSNSEVANTVGAFTVGLLGNLYSRLWHGHAATAILPGIFVLVPSGLASSGSLMAGITYANEVRENLAKSNSSDTLNSASQDTSIASLGFGMIQVAIGITVGLFIAALVVYPFGKRRSGLFSF encoded by the coding sequence ATGTCACATTCCCGTGAGGGCAGCGATTCTTACGAATGGCTGAACCCCCAAGTCAATCCAGAGCAACCCGATACAGCAGACCATCGCCATGATCAGATCGTCGAGCAGCCTTCCCCTCCTAGCCCCGAGCTACGCCCCGACGACCCGCTGAATGAGCACTCTCGCCCTCAAAGAGTGAGATTTCAGTCTACAAATGCTCAGGAATCGGAAGCCCCTCTACCCGTTCGACCCTCAATGGCTCGTTTCGATTCAGACCAAACCCTCATGTCGGTCCACTCCATCAATCCCACTTCCGCCCGTTCGACCGACCTATCCGACGCCCTCCGCGCAGAGGCGGAAGCAGAACCCACTACATTGGCAAGAGGACGAGATGGCAGCGCGAGCCCCCCAGAAGTTCCCCTCGACTACGATCCCGAAAGATCAAGGTTCAGCAATGACGTTCCTAATCGCTCCCCATCCGTTGGCGCACGGTTGAAGGCTGCTAGCAAGCTAATTCGTCAGAAGACAGTCCGACTAGGCGAACGGCTTGGCCGACCCCAAGATGGTGGCGAGGACCTCGGAGCATCTCTTTTACCCGACGACCTTGAGGGCGGCGTGCCATATCATGAAATCCAAGAGAGGAGGAAGCCCACAAACGAAACCcctgaagaggaaaagcaggATTTAGCTCCGAGCGCAGAGGCACATCGCCTTGTGCGTCGAGTAACTCAGTCTCAAAATGCCTTGCGCCAGCGCAAGCCTAAATCGGCTTACACGCGGTCGGGGCAGACCACCCCGGAGGGTTTGGGCCGCCCTGAATCATGGTATAACGCCAGGTCTCGATCTTTTAGCGGTGGAGGCATCTTGTCCCAACTCCTCAAATTGCAAGCCGGTCAGACGGGGTCAACAGAAAGTGTCACGACCGACTCATCCGACAGTGAATCGCAGGTTTCGTCGGGGGCCGCAACACCGAAATCTGGGGCGGCGACTCCCAAGCGGGAAAAGTTGAAGTGGTACAAGAAACCGCACCATCAGTCGACAGCTTCTCTGGTAGAAGCCTCGATGAACCTGAGTCGTGCTAGCCTTCCCGCTTCAGCGGACCCTCTTGCGTTTGCTACCCCGAAGAAACGTAAGAAGAAGGCCTATGGCAAGACCCGCTTGGAAGACGAGATTCGTGTGACGGTGCATATCGCAGAGATCCTTGCCCGGCAGCGCTATATCATGCAGCTATGTCGTGCCTTGATGCGTTACGGCGCGCCCACCCATCGTTTAGAAGAGTACATGAAAATGACAGCGCGTGTGCTGGAGGTCGAAGGCCAATTCTTGTATCTCCCGGGATGCATGATCATGTCCTTCGATGATCCCACCACCCGCACGGCTGAGGTCAAGCTCGTCCGCATGGTCCAGGGCGTAGATCTAGGTCGCCTAGCGGAGACTCACAACGTGTATAAGAACGTTGTCCACGACTTAGTaggggttgaagaagctagCCAGGAGCTGGACAGCATCATGCAGCGCTCTCCGCGCTTTAACAAGTGGCTCTTGGTCCCTGCATATGGGCTGGCTAGTGTCGCCGTGGGTCCATTCGCATTTGATGCCCGACCGATTGATATGCCCATCTGTTTCTTTCTAGGATCCCTGGTCGGATTTATGCAACATGTCCTAGCACCCAAATCCGTACTGTATTCGAATGTGTTCGAGGTGTCGGCGGCCGTTTTGACGTCCTTCCTCGCGCGTGCATTTGGCTCCATCAAGTCTCCCTTCGGGGGCGAGGAGTaccttttctgtttctcggCCCTCGCCCAATCCTCGATCGCTCTCATTCTTCCTGGTTTCATGGTGCTGTGCAGCAGTCTGGAACTGCAGTCACACCAGATGATTGCGGGGTCGATCCGTATGGTCTACGCTATTATTTACTCGCTCTTCCTTGGTTATGGAATCACGGTGGGCACGACAATCTACGGGCTTCTGGACGGTGCTGCCAACTCTCAGACAACGTGCAAGCGGCTGGACGTGTGGGGCAGCGAGTACATTCAGCATTTTGTCTTCGTGCCGGTCTACGTCGTCTTCCTCGCCATCATTAACCAAGCCAAGTGGAAGCAGGTACCGACAATGATTGTCATAGCGATTTGTGGATACGTTACCAATTATTTCAGCACCAAAAAGCTGGGCTCCAATTCGGAAGTCGCCAATACGGTGGGTGCGTTCACGGTCGGGCTGCTTGGCAACTTGTACAGTCGACTCTGGCATGGGCATGCCGCCACTGCCATTCTTCCCGGGATCTTTGTGCTTGTCCCATCCGGCTTGGCCTCGAGTGGCTCGCTGATGGCCGGTATTACGTACGCCAACGAAGTACGAGAAAATCTAGCCAAATCGAACAGCAGCGACACCCTCAACAGTGCTAGTCAGGATACGTCGATCGCCAGCTTGGGATTCGGTATGATCCAGGTCGCCATCGGTATCACCGTCGGCTTGTTCATTGCTGCTCTGGTCGTTTACCCCTTTGGAAAACGACGCAGCGGTCTTTTCAGTTTCTAA